From the genome of Methylocystis bryophila, one region includes:
- a CDS encoding cation:proton antiporter, with protein sequence MDDMRALFLIGLAAVIAPLLERLPAFMRTPLIVLELVLGILIGPGALNLVSSQGSIGFLGELGLIFLFFQAGLEFDPEKIGAAPLRLGALAWLVSLTLATLFAALLYSVGLLRAPLLVAIVLPTTAFGVLIPILRQAGELESEFGRYVLGSAAFGELGPILLAPILLAEAHEHLRQTALVMLFLAAAMGAAWLAKGARANGVPLIVARSLSDASALPLRVAILALLGFVSLASELGMEVVLGAYAAGVVLAALVRNTPAQPLERQLGALGSGFLVPLFFVTSGMELDLAHLITSPANLCRLSLFFLGFLVVRAAPVFLYRQALPPRDLTPLGLLSATTLPLVVAITYLGTRTGHMLPENATALVGAAVLSVAVFPTLALWLRETPDDARPDRGITNALCEFGDRLAAQYAQLATRLAPDRSREP encoded by the coding sequence ATGGATGATATGCGTGCGCTGTTTCTGATCGGACTTGCCGCGGTGATCGCGCCGCTCCTGGAGCGTTTGCCGGCGTTCATGCGCACGCCTCTCATCGTCCTGGAGCTCGTGCTGGGCATATTGATCGGCCCCGGCGCTTTGAATCTGGTCTCGAGCCAAGGCTCCATCGGATTTCTGGGCGAGCTCGGGCTCATTTTCCTCTTCTTCCAGGCCGGCCTGGAGTTCGATCCGGAGAAGATCGGCGCCGCGCCGCTGCGCCTCGGCGCGCTCGCCTGGCTGGTCTCGCTCACCCTCGCGACCCTTTTCGCGGCGCTGCTCTATTCAGTGGGCTTGCTGCGCGCGCCCTTGCTCGTCGCCATCGTCCTGCCGACGACGGCTTTCGGCGTCTTAATCCCGATTCTTCGCCAAGCCGGCGAGCTCGAGAGCGAATTTGGCCGCTATGTCCTCGGCTCTGCGGCCTTCGGCGAGCTTGGGCCCATCCTCCTCGCCCCCATTCTGCTCGCGGAGGCGCATGAGCATCTGCGCCAGACAGCGCTCGTCATGCTGTTCCTGGCGGCGGCCATGGGCGCGGCATGGCTGGCGAAGGGCGCGCGCGCGAACGGCGTGCCGCTCATTGTCGCCCGCTCATTGAGCGACGCCTCGGCCCTGCCGCTGCGCGTTGCGATCCTGGCTCTGCTCGGATTCGTCTCGCTTGCGAGCGAGCTCGGCATGGAGGTCGTGCTCGGCGCTTATGCGGCCGGGGTGGTGCTCGCCGCCTTGGTGCGCAACACCCCTGCGCAGCCGCTCGAGCGCCAGCTGGGCGCGCTGGGATCGGGATTTCTCGTCCCTCTGTTTTTCGTCACGAGCGGCATGGAGCTCGACCTCGCGCATCTCATAACGAGTCCGGCGAACCTCTGCAGACTTTCCCTCTTCTTCCTGGGCTTTCTCGTGGTCCGCGCCGCGCCGGTGTTTCTCTATAGACAGGCGCTGCCGCCGCGCGATCTCACGCCGCTCGGACTCCTCTCGGCGACGACGCTGCCGCTCGTCGTCGCGATCACTTACCTGGGAACGCGGACGGGCCACATGCTGCCCGAAAACGCCACCGCGCTCGTGGGCGCAGCGGTGTTGTCGGTCGCCGTCTTCCCCACCCTGGCCCTATGGCTTCGCGAGACGCCCGACGACGCGCGGCCCGACCGCGGCATTACCAACGCGCTCTGCGAATTCGGGGATCGACTCGCGGCCCAATATGCGCAACTCGCGACGCGCCTCGCGCCGGACAGGAGCAGAGAGCCTTAG
- a CDS encoding DUF882 domain-containing protein — protein MGTVVILATTLSPSMTETAVANGDTRTINLFHAHTQESISATYLVNGRYDSAVLKQLNWFLRDWRRDEPTEMDPRLFDVVWEAYRTAGAGDEVIRVVSAYRSPETNAMLRARSRAVAKYSQHMLGKAMDTTLPGMSMSRIREIGMRMQRGGVGYYPTAGTPFVHLDVGGVRHWPRMTYDQLSRLFPDGKTVHIPSNGQMLARYDEAKAEIEARNNGAIVVEPRRSWGGNLLAMIFGGGGEDESEDAAPTPAQAPHKQWSKLASRDPADSRAASAGAEDDGGSPTLSPQLARAAANTPRGETSLSAPPSELVPSAEKQSSQDAQDEGTPRAAEEAATSDAGEPAERAFPLPPRRPAALLAAVAPLPPAKPRGLAQARGASHALDDMIVTTSSIKPKRAAERKRIGPQAALAYDSADASVADAADAEPKPEEQRTVEMKSAEPKSAEPKSAENVESARPSLGWAFERARLAPGAFAARSTALTSGASSAYDTAVGAMRSAAQAAGQGVATAYGAATGGFSTGPVAPAANKFFPSE, from the coding sequence ATGGGAACCGTCGTCATTCTGGCGACGACGCTCTCGCCCTCCATGACCGAAACCGCAGTCGCCAACGGCGACACCCGCACGATCAATCTCTTCCATGCGCATACGCAAGAATCGATTTCAGCAACCTATCTCGTCAACGGCCGCTATGATTCGGCTGTCCTCAAGCAGCTCAACTGGTTCTTGCGCGACTGGCGGCGCGACGAGCCCACTGAAATGGACCCGCGTCTCTTCGACGTGGTCTGGGAGGCCTATCGCACCGCCGGCGCCGGCGACGAGGTGATCCGAGTCGTTTCCGCCTATCGCTCGCCCGAGACCAACGCCATGTTGCGGGCGCGCTCCCGCGCCGTGGCCAAATATTCGCAGCACATGCTCGGCAAGGCGATGGACACCACGCTGCCGGGGATGTCGATGTCGCGGATTCGCGAGATCGGCATGCGCATGCAGCGTGGCGGCGTCGGCTATTACCCCACGGCCGGAACGCCCTTCGTGCATCTCGACGTCGGCGGCGTGCGTCATTGGCCGCGGATGACCTACGATCAGCTCTCGCGCCTCTTTCCGGACGGCAAGACGGTGCATATCCCCAGCAACGGCCAGATGCTGGCGCGCTACGACGAGGCCAAGGCGGAGATCGAGGCGCGCAACAATGGCGCGATCGTCGTCGAGCCGCGCCGGTCCTGGGGCGGCAATCTGCTCGCCATGATCTTTGGCGGCGGCGGCGAGGACGAGAGCGAGGACGCCGCGCCGACTCCGGCCCAGGCTCCACACAAACAGTGGTCGAAGCTCGCCTCGCGCGATCCCGCGGATTCTCGGGCCGCCTCCGCCGGGGCCGAGGACGACGGCGGATCGCCCACGCTTTCTCCCCAGCTCGCCAGGGCGGCGGCGAACACGCCACGGGGCGAGACGTCGCTGTCCGCCCCGCCCTCGGAGCTGGTTCCGAGCGCCGAAAAGCAGAGCTCGCAGGACGCCCAGGACGAGGGGACGCCGCGCGCCGCAGAAGAAGCCGCGACATCGGACGCCGGCGAGCCCGCCGAACGCGCGTTTCCGCTGCCGCCGCGCCGGCCCGCCGCGCTTCTGGCGGCGGTCGCGCCGCTCCCGCCCGCCAAGCCGCGAGGGCTGGCGCAAGCCCGCGGCGCGAGCCATGCGCTTGACGATATGATCGTGACGACGAGCTCGATCAAGCCCAAGCGCGCGGCCGAACGAAAGCGCATCGGTCCTCAGGCCGCCCTCGCCTATGATTCCGCGGACGCCTCCGTCGCGGACGCCGCCGATGCGGAGCCGAAGCCCGAAGAGCAGCGAACAGTCGAGATGAAGTCGGCCGAGCCGAAATCGGCGGAGCCGAAGTCGGCCGAGAACGTCGAATCGGCGCGCCCGAGCCTCGGCTGGGCCTTCGAGCGGGCGCGACTCGCGCCGGGCGCCTTCGCGGCGCGCAGCACCGCTCTCACGTCCGGCGCTTCCTCGGCTTACGATACGGCCGTCGGGGCGATGCGCTCAGCGGCGCAGGCGGCGGGCCAGGGCGTCGCCACGGCCTATGGCGCCGCGACAGGCGGTTTCTCGACCGGCCCCGTCGCCCCCGCGGCCAACAAGTTCTTTCCGTCCGAATAG
- a CDS encoding DUF3047 domain-containing protein: MCLRCLGSAKGSAHKGLTRRGVLRQTALLGAALPFARDASNAFAAEPSGRPPEDFRKSVTDLVARAQSPELAAYRLFEINGADLPWLDIDMQAVKGQQITFLLTGRMWIARPLDLWFAPGLVFHARTRGLRPIWSPGVDTGTMTAAHDGPLEIARAAAQFSDADGKLWTPEEEYRKQEVKIMGVALLWKGDAASGLASLAAHGDVGGLLGAEIARLKRGRRLPEGWSNYFGLGGGAEVFNRAENGEIVCDSAGSASIIERPLALPFSSRPKLGWRWNIDALPSAVAEDQALFHDYLSIGVKFEEGQDLTYFWSAALPAGKVFRCPLAGWSAVETHMVVDSGAGGLGSWRELERDVAADYAAHIGGPAKAISHIWLLAVTPFQRRRGACRYADIRVSTADGAIHNL, translated from the coding sequence ATGTGTCTTCGCTGTCTGGGGTCTGCGAAAGGTTCGGCGCATAAGGGACTCACCCGGCGCGGCGTCTTGCGCCAGACCGCCCTCCTCGGCGCGGCGCTGCCATTTGCGCGCGACGCTTCCAACGCCTTTGCCGCCGAGCCAAGCGGTCGGCCGCCCGAGGACTTCAGGAAAAGCGTCACGGATCTCGTCGCGCGAGCCCAGTCGCCTGAGCTCGCGGCCTACCGCCTCTTCGAGATCAATGGCGCCGATTTGCCCTGGCTCGATATCGACATGCAGGCGGTGAAGGGTCAGCAGATCACCTTTCTGCTCACGGGGCGCATGTGGATCGCGCGCCCGCTCGATCTCTGGTTTGCTCCCGGTCTCGTCTTTCACGCCCGCACGCGCGGGCTTCGGCCGATCTGGAGCCCCGGCGTGGACACGGGCACGATGACGGCCGCCCACGACGGCCCGCTCGAGATCGCCCGCGCCGCCGCGCAATTTTCCGACGCGGATGGAAAGCTTTGGACTCCGGAGGAGGAGTATCGGAAGCAAGAGGTGAAGATCATGGGCGTCGCCTTGCTGTGGAAGGGCGACGCGGCCTCCGGCCTTGCGAGCCTTGCCGCGCATGGCGACGTCGGCGGTCTGCTCGGCGCCGAGATCGCGCGGCTGAAACGCGGACGCAGGCTCCCGGAAGGTTGGTCGAATTACTTCGGCCTCGGGGGCGGCGCCGAGGTTTTCAACCGGGCCGAGAATGGCGAGATCGTCTGCGACAGCGCTGGCTCCGCCTCGATCATCGAGCGCCCGCTGGCGCTCCCTTTCTCCTCGCGCCCCAAGCTCGGCTGGCGCTGGAATATTGACGCGCTTCCTTCCGCTGTCGCAGAGGACCAGGCGCTATTCCATGATTATCTGTCGATCGGCGTGAAATTCGAGGAGGGGCAGGACCTCACTTATTTCTGGAGCGCGGCGCTGCCGGCCGGCAAGGTGTTTCGTTGCCCGCTCGCGGGGTGGAGCGCGGTCGAAACGCATATGGTCGTCGATTCCGGCGCTGGCGGCCTCGGCTCTTGGCGGGAATTGGAGCGCGACGTCGCCGCAGATTACGCCGCCCACATCGGCGGGCCGGCGAAGGCGATCAGTCACATTTGGCTGCTGGCGGTGACGCCCTTCCAACGCCGCCGCGGCGCGTGCCGCTACGCCGATATCCGAGTTTCAACAGCGGATGGCGCCATACACAATCTATAG
- a CDS encoding metallophosphoesterase family protein: protein MIFPHLRRAALSIFLAALVAGSILSIARAWAGDAYAWTQFVAEGVEARAVTEQAECPKATIDGRVTPMTLRAGPSEAFPLRVCAIAIPRDAKEAAIAERPLPLPVAPTNRLLIIGDTGCRLRALALQSCNVMADWPFRLIADDSAETRPDLVLHVGDLIYREQACPRANKGCAGSPHGDNWETWKADFFDPARALLETAPFVFVRGNHEDCNRNHEGWRRFVSAYPYEASAACNIQEAPYRVDLGGVTLAVLDVTRAEDRAVDWTLAPLFKQQFAALADIKGPLWIAMHKPIYGSIRVKDGISIGDNKTLVEAARGALAPNIEAVLAGHLHLFEALSFTQDLPAQIIAGSGGDMLDSMPLKLAGLTLGDATVETGRGVAGVYGFALLERGDGDWRLTEYDTHGKALVRCALRGRKLACEGE from the coding sequence ATGATCTTTCCTCACCTGCGCCGCGCGGCGCTCAGCATTTTCCTGGCCGCGCTGGTCGCCGGCTCGATTCTCTCGATCGCCCGCGCTTGGGCTGGCGACGCCTATGCATGGACGCAGTTCGTCGCCGAAGGCGTCGAGGCGCGCGCCGTCACCGAGCAGGCGGAATGTCCTAAGGCCACGATCGACGGGCGGGTCACCCCGATGACCCTGCGCGCGGGCCCAAGCGAGGCCTTTCCGCTGCGAGTCTGCGCCATCGCGATCCCTCGCGACGCCAAGGAAGCCGCGATCGCGGAGCGCCCGCTTCCCCTTCCGGTTGCGCCCACGAACCGCCTGCTGATCATCGGCGATACGGGCTGCCGCCTGCGCGCCCTGGCGCTGCAGAGCTGCAATGTGATGGCGGATTGGCCCTTCCGCCTCATCGCCGACGACTCGGCCGAAACGCGGCCGGACCTCGTGCTCCATGTCGGCGACTTGATCTATCGCGAGCAAGCCTGTCCCCGAGCGAACAAGGGCTGCGCCGGCTCGCCGCATGGCGACAATTGGGAGACCTGGAAGGCCGACTTTTTCGATCCGGCCCGCGCGCTGCTCGAGACCGCGCCCTTCGTCTTCGTGCGCGGCAATCACGAGGACTGCAACCGCAATCACGAAGGCTGGCGACGCTTCGTGAGCGCTTATCCCTATGAGGCGAGCGCGGCCTGCAACATTCAGGAGGCGCCCTATCGGGTCGATCTGGGCGGCGTGACTCTCGCCGTGCTCGACGTCACGCGCGCCGAGGACCGCGCCGTCGACTGGACGCTCGCGCCACTCTTCAAGCAGCAGTTCGCGGCGCTCGCCGACATCAAGGGCCCGTTGTGGATCGCGATGCACAAGCCGATCTACGGCTCCATTCGCGTGAAGGACGGGATCAGCATCGGCGACAACAAGACGCTCGTCGAAGCGGCGCGGGGCGCTCTCGCGCCCAATATCGAGGCCGTGCTCGCAGGCCATCTGCATCTCTTCGAAGCCCTGAGCTTCACGCAGGACCTTCCCGCGCAAATCATTGCGGGGTCAGGCGGCGACATGCTCGACTCCATGCCTTTGAAGCTCGCGGGGCTCACGCTTGGCGACGCGACGGTGGAGACCGGCCGTGGCGTCGCGGGCGTCTATGGCTTCGCGCTCTTGGAGCGCGGCGACGGCGACTGGCGCCTGACCGAATATGACACGCATGGGAAGGCGCTGGTCCGTTGCGCCCTGCGCGGACGCAAGCTCGCCTGCGAAGGCGAGTGA
- a CDS encoding pyruvate kinase, whose product MSHRQSPARDDDDDLQRLLAETTALREDIERRSPGLLAAWEASGEAAANLADYLILRQHDLAALQSRLASYGLSSLGRSEARTRNALDALIATLKRLCGGPHAPYPSAQAMAAGHDALLAQCDVIFGPPRPGPHTRIMATLPSEAATDPSLVKRLVAAGMDCARINCAHDDATAWATMIANVRAAEQELGVGCRVLMDVAGPKCRVEKLRCAKKYRAHKGDRLKLLQNLDAEPNGAIAIEPSFPEIVNLLEPGAEVWIDDGKIGAKVVARSEGAAELAIFSARLKGVRLKLEKGLNFPSTELDLSPLTPKDIVDLDFVAQHADLVGYSFVQRVSDVELLQDHLASRRGDAPPQPLILKIETPLAVRNLPQLIIQSAKRHPTAVMIARGDLAVELGFARLSEIQEELLWLCEAAHAPVIWATQVLDQYVKEGVFSRAETTDAAMAQRADCVMLNKGPHVVDAVALLRDILTRMDRHHIKKFARFARLSAWG is encoded by the coding sequence ATGTCCCACCGCCAGAGCCCAGCACGCGACGACGACGACGACCTTCAGCGCCTTCTCGCAGAGACGACGGCGCTTCGCGAGGACATCGAGCGGCGCAGTCCGGGCTTGCTCGCGGCCTGGGAGGCGAGCGGCGAGGCCGCCGCCAATCTCGCGGACTATCTGATCCTGCGCCAACATGATCTTGCGGCGCTGCAATCGCGCCTGGCGTCTTATGGCCTTTCCTCGCTCGGGCGAAGCGAGGCGCGCACGCGGAACGCGCTCGATGCGCTGATCGCGACGCTCAAGCGCCTGTGCGGAGGCCCTCACGCGCCCTATCCGTCGGCGCAAGCCATGGCCGCAGGCCACGACGCGCTTCTCGCCCAATGCGACGTGATCTTCGGTCCGCCGCGCCCCGGTCCGCATACGCGCATCATGGCGACGCTGCCCAGCGAAGCGGCGACCGACCCTTCCCTCGTCAAGCGGCTTGTCGCCGCGGGCATGGATTGCGCCCGCATCAATTGCGCCCATGACGATGCGACGGCCTGGGCGACGATGATCGCCAATGTCAGGGCCGCCGAACAAGAGCTCGGCGTCGGCTGCCGCGTGCTGATGGATGTCGCCGGGCCGAAATGCCGGGTCGAGAAGCTGAGATGCGCCAAAAAATATCGGGCGCATAAGGGAGATCGCCTGAAGCTCCTGCAAAATCTCGATGCGGAGCCCAATGGCGCCATCGCGATCGAGCCGAGCTTTCCCGAGATCGTAAATCTTCTCGAGCCGGGCGCGGAGGTCTGGATCGATGACGGCAAGATTGGCGCGAAAGTCGTCGCGAGAAGCGAGGGCGCGGCGGAGCTCGCGATTTTCTCCGCCCGGCTCAAGGGCGTGCGGCTGAAGCTCGAGAAAGGCTTGAACTTTCCCTCGACCGAGCTCGATCTCTCGCCGCTGACGCCCAAGGACATCGTCGATCTCGACTTCGTCGCGCAACATGCCGATCTCGTCGGCTATTCCTTCGTGCAGCGGGTCTCGGACGTCGAATTGCTCCAGGATCATCTGGCGAGCCGCCGCGGCGACGCGCCGCCGCAGCCGCTCATCTTGAAGATTGAAACGCCGCTCGCCGTGCGCAATCTCCCGCAACTCATCATCCAATCCGCGAAGCGCCATCCGACCGCGGTCATGATCGCCAGAGGCGATCTCGCCGTGGAGCTCGGTTTCGCACGTCTGTCGGAAATTCAGGAAGAGCTGCTCTGGCTCTGCGAGGCCGCGCATGCGCCCGTGATCTGGGCGACGCAGGTGCTGGATCAATATGTCAAGGAGGGCGTGTTCAGCCGGGCCGAGACGACCGACGCGGCCATGGCGCAGCGCGCCGACTGCGTGATGCTGAACAAGGGGCCGCATGTCGTCGACGCCGTCGCCCTCCTGCGCGACATCTTGACCCGCATGGATCGCCACCACATCAAGAAATTTGCGCGCTTCGCGCGGCTCTCCGCCTGGGGCTAG